A region of the Apium graveolens cultivar Ventura chromosome 6, ASM990537v1, whole genome shotgun sequence genome:
CATAACATACAAAAATCATTAACAACACTAGAATTAGATCTATTATGCTTCTGCTTCCATAGTAGAACACAAAATACTTGCACAAAGGACATGAAATTCCGAAAATATACTACTAGAATCATAACAGTACAAAACATTTTGTAAGGGGGAGACGAATAAAGCAAAAGAGATGTGTGAATAAATAGAAAAAAAGAATAATCAGCTGAAGATTCAGTTCAAGCCAAATTGGACAAAACACATTATACATTTGACTTCAAAcacaagaaaaagaaaaaaaactggTGTATCCAAATGCATACAAGTTCCACCCGTATATGTAAATAAAATACCAAAAATCTATTctatttaatttatatatttttgtttCGACGGCTTTACCATACACGACCCTTAAATTCTCAAGTAATTGGATTGCTACAAAATTGGAAAACTCACGCCCTCGACTGTCAATATCTTATGACTTTTTTCTCAGTTAACCTTTAGTGTGGTTTTGGTATGTATCCATCAATAGAAAAAATATGTGTAGCAGTAGACAGTGCTAAACGAAGTTCATCAAGTTTGGGACTCGCAATGACTTGACAACCCAGTCGAGATCTGCTTCGTATTAAACCCAACTCAATCTTTTTtagtaaagtataagtatgttgcATTATAAACCAAATGTATTTAGGAAAGAAACCTACAGTTTCTGTGAGGCCAAAAGTAAGGTATAACATGTCATTTTTCTCGTCATTGCAGATCCTCTAATTTATGTAATACTCTATATCATAAGAAAAATTCACTAAAAATTTAGTTTTATTAAAATAGATGCATGAAGTCATATTGCTAGTGAGTAGTGACCAACGTAGAAAATTGTTGTGCAGTTATCCAAGCATAGGGAGAAATAGACCATCACAATTACATGATAAGTGGAACAAGCAAGCGATTCTTCAAAAGCCCCTATATTAAGAATCAAGTTTAACTATCTTTTACATATAGAGAAAGAATACCAAAATTGAACAAAACCTAATTACATATTTCACATTGTGTAATAGGATTAAGTGCACCAAAAACAGTTCTAGATTCTAGAGTATTAAATGTTACTAGGGCGTGTATTAGAGCAAAAAAAGCTTCATTAAATTAAAGACCTTACATAGGTATCTTGATGTTTAAAAACAATATGCATATTACTTTTATGACAAAAAACATAACAATTAAGTCAGAGATCATTTTTGCATTAATACACGGCCAGATAAAAAATATTTATCCAAGTGCTTACCTTCAAGTTCTATGTCATTTTCATGGGCAGCTTCCAACATAGACATGCCAACAGGGACCTTGATGGCCTTCTCCTCTCCTCCATCACCAACAAATGTCAGAGAAATTCTGCAGAATCACATAACaagaaaaaaattatatatattaacacAACTGCAGGATTTTTTGTGTATTATGATTCTACtatatataaaatcacataaatacaagTATTCTTTTAAAGTAGAATCAAACAATATAAACACATAGATTATGAATGTAATGTAGaatcaaaattttaaatataacaTATTTTTAATCCACTGTAGAACCAATATTTCTATGTGTAAATATAGAACACAAATCGATATGCGTTTGAATTTTGGTCAATTTTGTATAATTTTTACCGTGGAAGCAAAAACAAGCACAAACATAGTTCAAAAACTATAAAAATCACATTCTACTCTCTGAACCTCAAATATAGTATAAAACATTAAAAAACAACTTACCTATTCGATTAAACATCATTTAAAGATGAATTTCTTCCTGGAATCAACGTGaaaaaaatgaattaaatatTAGAAACATATATATTTTATCTCGAAAACCTTAAAAATACGAATTAATGactaatactccctccgtccatCCATTTGTATACAAATGGTTTGGGCACGGAGGACAAGAAACATAATAAAATAATGTTAGTTTTGTTAAGATAGTGGGataaaagagaaagaaaaagtaTAATTTAGTCAGAAAAAGTATAAAGTTGGTTAAAGTGGTGGGACCATttaatatttaatgaataaagtgAGTTTAGTGGGAGAAAGTAGTGAGTGTAGTtgaattttataatataaaatttttactatttttggtaagtttgaaatgtatagaattgaatgggacattcaaaaaaggaaagtgtataGAAATGAATGGGACAGAGGGACTAACAACTTTTTATGAACCCCTTTTTGCTGAAATCTTCGATATCAAACTCAAATCGTCCATTTCTTACTACCCTCAAATCTTCGATTCCTCCCCACTCTTGTTCTCAATATCTCATTGACTGGGTGTATAGTTTGTGTACTATATGTATAGTTTTGGAGTATGTATCTGTTGCTGTTATAAAATATATTGGggatatattttttttatttaaattaggCTTAAAAATTCTAACATTTAGAATAATGCCACTGCATTATATTTAATCTAGGCTGTTTAGAACGTTGAGAGCTGTGATTGTGGTTCTCTGTAGATCTCTATCTAATTAGTTCTCTCTTAATTGATACTCTAATTATAATACCCTTTTCCATTTATGAAAAGAAAGAGGTCACAGAATCTGATGTGAATCCTTGTCTCTCCTTTCAAGCTTAGGGGAAGGGTGTATCCTGTATTCAACCGATTTCTGAAGAATTGataataatttatggattttataagaTTTTAGTTGATTTTAAATGTTGGCGGATTTTGATGGTAAAAAATCTTTCAGAGTCTTtatgattttatgaattttttttagaaatatttcaaaatctcatataggatttcaaaaaattaaaaatgtactaccaaatccatcaaaattcatatatttttcaaataaaacaaAATTCATGAATTTTTGAATACCATTATTTCAGTGGAATTTTTAAAAGATTTtgatagatttttcaaaatttaaattaaatacaCTTAGATTTTAATGAATTTTTAATAATCCAAATTGAATAGATTTTGAAAGATTTTTCAAAATCTGAATTGAATACGCATATAATTTTGTGCTTAAAAATCCTTTAAAATTTTGATCGAGTACACCCAGTCTATTACCATTGCTGCAAGCTGAGAACAGGTATATTTCTTCATCATGATTTATGTTggtaaatattttatttatattgttgaatTATTTCATTTTATGTTGTATTTGTGATATCTATGGTCTATTCTCCGCTTGGAATGTTCTCTTTTATTTTTGCTAAATCTGTTTAGAATGTTCTAGTTCATAATTGAATTCATAGTTGTATATATATTCAATTGATAAAAAAATACTGGATTGTCAACTGTGGATGTATGTTGTTTAAATGCTGTGCTAGTGGCTATTACCAGGCGAACACTGGTTTTTTTAATTATTGGTACCTGTTTGTATCTCCAGAATTATGTCGAGAATTGCCAAACCAAGGCAATCTGAGAGTGGAACAGCTGCAATTGATAGAATCAGCAGCTTACCTGGAAACGTAATTGACAACATCCTAGAACGCTTGCCCATTCATGATGCAGCAAGTACAAGTGTTCTTTCTAAAACGTGGAGGGATTTATGGGATTTGTACCCCAATCTGGTTTTTGATTGGGTTTTTTTCTCACGGATTGTTGCCAACAATGATACACTAGATGAAGAAAATTTAATATCGGAAGTTACAGGAACTATAAATGAGATCCTTTTAGGTAACCCTGGCCCCATTTTGAAGTTCCATCTTTCGGTTCCAGAAGATCTGCCTCTTCATGAAACTCCAAATATGGATTTATGGATTAAAAACATATCAAATAATAGGGTTAGGCAGTTGAAGCTTATAATTGGACCACTAACAGCCTACAAAATACCCTCTTATTTGTTTTCCTGTTCAGAGTTAACTCATTTGAGCCTCACTAATTGTTTACTCAATCCACCGCTTAGATTTGGAGGCTTTTGTAATTTGATTGATGTTACACTTGAGAATGTCATCATTACTGGCGACATGTCATTTGGGACCCAACTCAAGGAATTGAAGTTGAGATTTTGCTCCGGGATAGAACATTTAGAATCCCAATTTAAACAAAATCACCACCTCATCACCTTTCTTATCCACAAAAGTGGAGAAATTGATCTTAAATGGTTTGAATGCACCAAAAAGTTGCGAACTCTTGGTCTCTTATCGGAAAAAGGGGCAGATTCTAGAAAGAGTTATATCAATCTAGAAAAGCTACTTGGAAACATGATTGAAATACGTACTATTCACTTTAATGGCTCTTTTCTCAAGGTAAATTGAAACTCCTATACGAATTGAAGTAGTTAATTTTCTTTGACTAATTTGATTATTAATGCTTACAAATACTCTTGGTGCCAAGTGTTTCTCACTTTTTTTTCCGTCAATATACATGCACACATGTGTATAATAGTTATTGGAGTCAAGTGCAGCTGTTTCGAAGAGACTTATAACAACAACCAGAAAGTTGTCCCTTTACAAAGTTGAATTTTATGATTTGGTTCAGATCCGACATGTTCTTTTCTTGATGAGAAGTTTCCCGAAGCTGCAACGTCTTGAAATAATTGTGGTAAGAACTATTAATTTAATCCGAAGCAAGTTAGATGTTCATTTGTCCTTctctaattttaatttttttgagttttttatatctcaaaatatttTGTCATTTTTTATTGGTCTGGTCATGACAGACTTGTATATTCTAGGATTGCTTCATCACGATCTTATGCAATTAGATGATATTTGAACAATGAAACTTCTTATGCTCGGAGATTTATTATAAATATTGATATTGCATAATATGCTCATGTTTTATGTATCAGACAATAAGATCAGAAGCTAACTAGATTTATAAATGTTTCATGTTTATGAAAACCATCCTCATATATTTACCTTTGTACGTATTTAAATGGCAAACCAAAGGGCAACCATGGAATGGACTTGGTAGGAAGCAGGGAACCTATGGTATCATCTGTTCTGCAATATTTACAATCACCGAACCTCGTCAACGTGATTTTTGACCAACTTCAAACCGTGAAGATACATAGGATGGCCGGTTCAAGGGCTGAGCTTCATTTCATAAAGTTTTTGCTTGCATTTTCTCCAAGGCTTAGGTGGATTGAACTTCTCAACACCATGACTGATGATCCTAAAGAAGAATCGAGAATTTCAAAAGAGTTGATGAGTTTCCCTAGAACATCCAAAGTTGCACGGATAATATGGCCGTGAACTACTAGTTGCCTAGATGGTTTGGACTTTGAAAACTATTTTGTAGTGGAGTGCACCTTGTGTTAGAAAGATGTTGAAACTTATCTAAACTTCGCATAATGGTGTTATTTTGTAGAGCAATCCTGTAGTTGGCTCCCGTATTTGGTTTGTGGAATAACTTGTAACGTTTTCGAACTTAGCAAAtttgttgttgttattattataCAATTAGACCATGATTTTATGAGTTAAAAGTTAAACTATTAATTTGTGTTGCATGTTGGCTTCAAGAAATCACATTCACAAAATAATCACTtctgctatatatatatatatgtttctactttatattataaatattaataacaATAACACCGCAAAGTTCAGGTTTCAACCCTCACAGCTGGTTTCTGAGGGGAACTAATTTAACAAGTTTCTCCggaaatttaaaatttttgaataatttttcaTATACTACTTGGGTCCTTAATTAATTGTCTAGTTCTGACTTTTGGGGTTCAATTGACTAAATTTTAAGTGAAATttagatatatattatataattgaaaatattattaatGAATCACCCTATAAACATGTTTACATTGAAAATTGGTTCATAATATTAAATGTCTAGATTTTGTATTCTGTGTtggttaatattttattttaatattttttatcctTGGATTAGTTTGTCAATGAATGTACTTACTAGATCCCCTGTACCAACAAGTAAACTAAGTTGTCTCTTGTGCTTGCAATTGAAtctattaaattaaatatattaaaggaTGAATGTGCTTATAACTACTAAAAACAAATTGGTGTTAGTTgtgtaatattttaattaaaggaTGAATGTGCTTAAAGGATGTATGTGCTTATGGTAAAAAATGTTACTGAATTTTTTGTAGAAAAAGATGAAGGAGGAGGTTAAGGAAGGAAAGCTTAAAGTTGAAGGTACTAATGATGTGTTAACAATGGCGCTCGTAAGCCTGAGCACGGAGGCAGAGTACGTGGTCAGAGAATTCATGTGAAGCAGTCGGTTTATTTTGATCTTCCGAGGGAAAAAAGCGAGGACAGTGGAAGAAAGGGTACATGAGGCAATTCAAAAGTACATGGCAGAGGAGACTCCAAAAATTATTAAAGAGAGAGAT
Encoded here:
- the LOC141664622 gene encoding F-box/FBD/LRR-repeat protein At1g13570-like; the encoded protein is MSRIAKPRQSESGTAAIDRISSLPGNVIDNILERLPIHDAASTSVLSKTWRDLWDLYPNLVFDWVFFSRIVANNDTLDEENLISEVTGTINEILLGNPGPILKFHLSVPEDLPLHETPNMDLWIKNISNNRVRQLKLIIGPLTAYKIPSYLFSCSELTHLSLTNCLLNPPLRFGGFCNLIDVTLENVIITGDMSFGTQLKELKLRFCSGIEHLESQFKQNHHLITFLIHKSGEIDLKWFECTKKLRTLGLLSEKGADSRKSYINLEKLLGNMIEIRTIHFNGSFLKLLESSAAVSKRLITTTRKLSLYKVEFYDLVQIRHVLFLMRSFPKLQRLEIIVKKMKEEVKEGKLKVEGTNDVLTMALVSLSTEAEYVVREFM